From the Halomonas meridiana genome, one window contains:
- a CDS encoding molybdopterin-dependent oxidoreductase — translation MLAFSIPHTGLADAAETGTLATPSGPVILKIEGEVTAANFDDEAHFDRAMLSALPQHEFTTGTPWTEGTSHYRGPLMRTLLEHVGAEGDTINVAALNGYEAEIPTEDFYDYDVILALERDGQTIPIREYGPLWVLYPFDHDEALLSERMRFRAVWQVMHIHVH, via the coding sequence ATGCTGGCGTTCAGCATTCCCCATACGGGGCTAGCGGACGCGGCAGAGACGGGAACACTGGCAACGCCTAGTGGGCCGGTGATTCTCAAGATAGAGGGAGAGGTGACAGCGGCCAACTTCGACGACGAGGCCCATTTCGATCGTGCCATGTTGAGCGCTTTGCCTCAGCATGAGTTCACCACCGGTACGCCGTGGACCGAAGGCACGAGCCACTACCGTGGACCGCTGATGCGCACGCTGCTCGAACACGTCGGGGCAGAGGGCGATACCATTAACGTGGCGGCGTTGAATGGCTATGAAGCGGAGATTCCCACCGAGGATTTTTACGACTACGACGTGATTTTGGCCCTTGAGCGAGACGGACAGACCATTCCCATCCGCGAATATGGCCCGTTATGGGTGCTTTACCCCTTCGATCATGACGAAGCGCTGTTGAGTGAGCGTATGCGCTTCAGAGCCGTGTGGCAGGTCATGCACATCCATGTCCACTAG
- a CDS encoding DUF2189 domain-containing protein gives MNAVTTKTHGQSADAPNVKIIINKVGMDRPKAWLAAGVEDFRRASAISLSYGMFWVGLSIAITLGAYTLGYWHWLLPMIAGFMFIGPLVAVGSYGISLALERGRVPNLGDAFGSWRPHAGQLAMMGVMMMIFFLAWIRLATLLFALFFGFEVPSPATLYTALVTTPEGLSMLAVGTVAGGVLAFGAFAISVVAIPTLMDQDLTFMEGIEASVRCVARNFRPMLLWAAILTGCVLVGVMTFYIGLALILPVLGHASWHAYEELVRFEPVEKLKT, from the coding sequence ATGAATGCAGTAACAACAAAAACTCACGGCCAATCAGCCGATGCGCCCAACGTTAAAATCATCATCAACAAGGTCGGCATGGACAGGCCCAAAGCCTGGCTCGCTGCAGGCGTCGAAGATTTTCGCCGTGCCTCGGCCATCAGCTTGTCCTACGGCATGTTCTGGGTGGGGTTGAGTATCGCCATTACGCTGGGGGCCTACACCTTGGGCTACTGGCACTGGTTGCTGCCCATGATTGCTGGCTTCATGTTCATCGGGCCGCTCGTGGCGGTGGGCTCCTACGGTATCAGCTTAGCGCTTGAGCGCGGGCGAGTTCCTAACTTGGGCGACGCGTTCGGTAGTTGGCGGCCGCATGCGGGTCAGCTCGCCATGATGGGCGTGATGATGATGATCTTCTTTTTGGCATGGATACGTCTCGCCACACTGCTCTTTGCGCTCTTTTTCGGATTCGAAGTGCCCAGCCCAGCTACGCTCTACACGGCGCTGGTTACAACGCCCGAAGGGCTTAGCATGCTTGCCGTCGGCACCGTTGCCGGTGGCGTTCTGGCCTTTGGTGCTTTTGCCATCAGCGTCGTCGCCATTCCTACGCTCATGGATCAAGACCTCACGTTTATGGAGGGCATCGAAGCCAGCGTGCGCTGTGTGGCCCGCAATTTCCGCCCCATGCTGCTATGGGCCGCCATCCTGACGGGCTGCGTACTGGTGGGCGTCATGACGTTCTATATCGGTTTGGCGCTCATACTGCCCGTTCTCGGCCACGCGAGCTGGCACGCCTACGAAGAACTGGTACGGTTCGAGCCGGTGGAAAAACTCAAAACCTAA